One genomic segment of Clostridium saccharoperbutylacetonicum N1-4(HMT) includes these proteins:
- a CDS encoding aldehyde dehydrogenase family protein: MEIKKMYINGEWVEAISKKTREVINPANGQVIALTTESGTEDTKLAIAAAKEAFYGKGEWRRMNAQARADILLKIADKISEKRDKFAMLDTIDNGKPLREAEGDIDDGIHCFRYYAGLITKPYGGVYDVNDGFGEMHSYTVHEPVGVCGQITPWNYPFLMAVWKLAPAIAAGNSVVFKPSSNTPLSTIALFEIFDEVELPKGCVNLVLGSGGTVGQEIAESKDVDMVTFTGSTEVGQGIARAAVGNLKKVGLELGGKSPNIIFADADFEGAVEWAMVGIFFNQGEVCSAGSRIIIEESLKDKFVARLAEKANAMTIGNPVNNPDMGPLVSKEHMETVLKYIEIGKKEGATLVCGGERYIEGECAEGYYVRPTIFDNCTSEMTIVKEEIFGPVVTIQTFKTEEEAIALANDTVYGLAGAVFTANGTRGLKVIKEIRAGITWINCYNPTFNEAPWGGYKMSGYGRELGVHGLEEYQEIKQININLTPGPIGWYEH; the protein is encoded by the coding sequence ATGGAAATTAAAAAGATGTATATTAATGGAGAATGGGTAGAAGCTATTTCAAAGAAAACAAGAGAGGTAATAAATCCAGCAAATGGACAAGTTATTGCTCTTACTACTGAAAGTGGCACTGAAGATACAAAATTAGCAATTGCTGCTGCAAAGGAAGCTTTTTATGGAAAAGGCGAATGGAGAAGGATGAATGCTCAGGCACGAGCTGATATTTTACTTAAAATTGCAGATAAGATTTCAGAAAAAAGAGATAAATTTGCAATGTTAGATACTATAGATAACGGCAAACCTCTTCGTGAAGCTGAGGGGGATATTGATGATGGAATTCATTGCTTTAGGTATTATGCAGGATTAATTACAAAACCTTATGGCGGAGTTTATGATGTTAATGATGGCTTTGGTGAAATGCATTCTTATACAGTTCATGAACCAGTTGGCGTATGCGGTCAAATAACTCCTTGGAATTATCCATTTTTAATGGCAGTTTGGAAATTGGCTCCAGCAATTGCTGCAGGGAATAGTGTTGTATTTAAGCCAAGTTCAAATACACCATTATCAACTATTGCTTTATTTGAGATATTTGATGAAGTTGAACTTCCAAAGGGGTGTGTAAACTTAGTTTTAGGTTCAGGTGGAACTGTAGGTCAAGAAATAGCTGAAAGTAAAGATGTAGATATGGTTACTTTCACAGGAAGTACAGAAGTTGGGCAAGGAATAGCAAGAGCAGCAGTTGGAAATCTTAAAAAAGTTGGTTTAGAGCTAGGTGGTAAATCACCTAATATTATCTTTGCTGATGCTGATTTTGAAGGTGCAGTAGAATGGGCAATGGTTGGTATTTTCTTTAATCAAGGGGAAGTTTGTTCAGCAGGCTCTCGTATAATTATTGAGGAATCACTAAAGGATAAATTCGTAGCTCGTCTTGCAGAAAAAGCAAATGCAATGACAATTGGAAATCCTGTAAATAACCCTGATATGGGGCCATTGGTTTCAAAAGAACATATGGAAACTGTATTGAAATATATTGAAATAGGAAAAAAAGAAGGCGCAACTTTAGTTTGTGGTGGAGAACGTTATATAGAAGGAGAATGCGCAGAAGGATATTATGTAAGACCAACTATATTTGACAATTGTACATCGGAAATGACTATTGTAAAAGAAGAAATTTTTGGGCCAGTTGTTACTATACAAACCTTTAAAACCGAAGAAGAAGCTATAGCTTTAGCAAATGATACAGTTTATGGTTTAGCAGGAGCTGTATTTACAGCAAATGGAACTAGAGGCTTAAAGGTCATAAAAGAAATCAGAGCTGGTATCACATGGATAAACTGTTATAATCCAACCTTTAATGAAGCGCCTTGGGGTGGTTATAAAATGAGTGGATATGGACGAGAATTAGGTGTGCATGGTTTAGAGGAATATCAAGAAATCAAACAAATTAATATTAATTTAACACCAG